A stretch of Primulina tabacum isolate GXHZ01 chromosome 13, ASM2559414v2, whole genome shotgun sequence DNA encodes these proteins:
- the LOC142522378 gene encoding uncharacterized protein LOC142522378 isoform X1: protein MSSCSTSASTEVREPNQHSPLPLYADLAKSAEDCPLLRQEDMKDNKQQDGNHTGNVDEYEDEDEDADFNPFLKETHSVEASSSLSSELEGLDTDAADSGKKTSATFLSTSVDKHLDTVHDILPIEAVEHGEEIVSKATVSSGEACGKRFDIAFEAITREECELITQSENGSVRCKENGVDSLKNVTKDVDFDKLTMDVDSEDAICMRTRARYSLASFALDELETFLQETDDDDDLQNVDDEEEYRKFLAAVLQGRDDSQNLQGNTNVDDEDEDNDADFELEIEEALESDPDEIEERRKSRRNRRQRASLERSNKLSGQLSRPLRPLLPFAPMGSFPAFDGKHLMSNISPQPYIPPVNNCFASVFTPHQIGQLHCLIHEHLQLLIQVFSLCVLEPAKGHIALELKELILDLRRKCDQVLAWRSHPYPRFCFLPPYIHPSVLDEFHEILPPQCSNENVESEGNTGRHSDITSPSDGRCKHLSNDLTNSFRNEEHTSWVPYICGPVLTVIDVAPLRLVGDYIDDVYSAVRAYERYQIDLGFESRFEKEPLFPRSNSPVSAETDGQGDIRSNPLNSSGTHSSSSSKKMPKKTMAATLVEKAKKQSVALAPKEIAKLAQRFFPLFNPALYPHKPPPAPIANRVLFTDAEDELLALGLMEYNTNWKAIQERFLPCKSKHQQIFVRQKNRASSKAPENPIKAVRRIKNSPLTSEEIACIELGLKKLKLDWISIWRFFVPYRDPSLLPRLWRIASGTQKSYKSDANKKAKRRLYELRRKEAKPLAPTQHSSSEKEFQGNSTDVVEETNSGDNRMDTEDEAYVHEAFLEDWRPDNDISLNYSSHKLSQDGASRANQQNDNSGSASLRSSKPQVILRPYRARRSNIARLVKLAPDLPPVNLPPSVRVMPQSAFQNFQAAVSAKFSGNYSKCDGKVANVVPKVGILKKSGVDYSVKSGQIMKNFMKLTASNQQSKHSDKCVAGERGDSELQMHPLLFQRPQDGRLPYYPLNWNAGPSSSFTFFPGNQTQLDLNLFHNPRHIRDAVNFLSKSSMPPKKNSSSSSVDFHPLLQNTDSDSITALPASNQLDNVVSSRSCALIPNPSCKPFLNESLSTSGTKISNPSGMGNGLDLDIHLNFTTTNQEMVESGNMTQHLPDRSVRAPVARTIVSKAAEDTPDGISDKLHSSDHLVVTSRNKGSRKVGDSRHDGSLPEIIMEQEELSDSEEEFGENVEFECEEMADSDGENTSDSETFVNTSNEEMQADGTGTTINDGHVINNEGDCVVDACTTDNVEPSVIALNLNSCPPVSPHSNHVNFGPFGEIQAPLYFKRPEALVKLQASFVRKHAMNARQHTTPGCGDPLPRQPRKRARRKGPGPGPPDIDMNVEKSEYADKDEL, encoded by the exons ATGTCTTCATGTTCGACTTCTGCATCAACTGAAGTTCGAGAGCCTAATCAACACAGTCCTCTTCCTCTTTATGCCGACCTAGCCAAGAGTGCTGAAGACTGCCCTTTGCTACGTCAGGAGGACATGAAAGATAACAAACAACAAGATGGGAATCATACAGGGAATGTGGATGAATACGAGGATGAGGACGAGGATGCAGATTTTAATCCTTTCCTTAAAGAAACTCATTCTGTAGAAGCCTCTTCAAGTTTAAGTTCTGAACTTGAAGGCCTGGATACTGATGCTGCTGACAGTGGGAAAAAAACTTCTGCTACCTTTTTGAGTACTTCTGTGGATAAGCACCTGGACACCGTGCATGACATTCTTCCTATTGAAGCTGTGGAGCACGGTGAAGAGATTGTGAGTAAAGCTACAGTTTCTTCTGGAGAAGCATGTGGGAAAAGGTTTGACATAGCTTTTGAGGCAATTACTCGAGAAGAATGCGAATTGATTACCCAGTCTGAGAATGGATCTGTACGTTGCAAGGAAAATGGAGTGGACAGCCTGAAAAATGTTACCAAAGATGTAGATTTTGATAAACTCACCATGGATGTGGACTCTGAGGATGCCATCTGCATGCGAACTAGGGCTCGGTATTCACTTGCTAGTTTCGCTCTTGATGAACTTGAGACATTCCTTCAGGAAACAGATGATGACGATGATCTCCAAAATGTCGATGATGAGGAAGAGTATAGAAAATTTCTTGCAGCTGTTCTACAAGGAAGAGATGATTCCCAGAATTTACAAGGGAACACTAATGTGGATGATGAGGATGAAGATAATGATGCTGACTTTGAGCTTGAGATTGAAGAGGCATTGGAAAGTGACCCTGATGAAATCGAAGAAAGGCGCAAAAGTAGGCGAAATAGACGCCAAAGAGCATCCCTTGAACGCAGCAATAAATTATCTGGGCAATTGAGTAGACCCTTACGACCCCTCCTACCTTTTGCACCTATGGGATCTTTTCCAGCCTTTGATGGGAAACATCTTATGAGTAACATTTCTCCGCAACCCTATATACCTCCAGTGAATAATTGCTTCGCCAGTGTATTCACTCCACATCAGATAGGGCAGTTGCATTGTCTGATTCATGAGCATTTACAACTTCTTATTCAGGTTTTCTCCCTCTGTGTTCTTGAGCCTGCTAAAGGCCATATTGCTCTTGAACTCAAGGAATTGATTTTAGATTTGCGTAGAAAATGTGATCAAGTATTGGCATGGAGGTCGCATCCATATCCCAGATTTTGCTTCCTTCCTCCATATATTCATCCATCTGTGCTAGATGagtttcatgaaattttaccCCCACAGTGCAGCAATGAGAATGTGGAGTCTGAAGGTAACACAGGACGGCATTCTGATATCACTTCACCCTCTGATGGGAGATGTAAACATCTATCCAATGATCTGACAAACTCTTTCAGAAATGAGGAACACACATCCTGGGTGCCTTATATTTGTGGTCCCGTGCTGACTGTTATAGATGTAGCTCCTTTGAGATTGGTTGGAGACTACATTGATGATGTTTATTCTG CTGTACGTGCATATGAACGATATCAAATTGATCTTGGTTTTGAGAGTCGCTTTGAAAAGGAACCGTTGTTTCCTCGTTCTAATTCTCCCGTTTCCGCTGAAACTGATGGTCAAGGAGACATTAGATCCAACCCCCTAAATTCTAGTGGCACACATTCTTCATCATCCAGCAAGAAAATGCCTAAAAAGACAATGGCTGCAACTCTAGTTGAAAAGGCAAAAAAGCAATCAGTTGCTCTTGCTCCCAAGGAGATTGCCAAATTAGCTCAAAGATTTTTTCCATTGTTCAATCCTGCTCTTTATCCTCACAAGCCACCTCCCGCGCCCATTGCTAATCGGGTGCTTTTTACTGATGCAGAGGATGA ATTATTAGCCTTGGGATTGATGGAGTATAATACCAACTGGAAGGCTATACAGGAACGATTTCTTCCTTGCAAATCTAAGCATCAG CAGATATTTGTTCGGCAGAAGAATCGTGCATCATCAAAAGCTCCAGAAAATCCAATCAAG GCTGTTCGGAGGATTAAAAACTCCCCCTTGACTTCTGAGGAGATAGCATGTATTGAATTG GGATTGAAAAAGTTAAAACTCGATTGGATATCGATATGGAGATTTTTTGTTCCATATAGAGATCCTTCCTTACTTCCAAGACTCTGGCGCATTGCTTCTGGGACACAAAAGTCATATAAATCTGATGCAAATAAGAAAGCGAAACGCCGATTGTATGAACTAAGAAGAAAAGAAGCTAAACCTTTGGCTCCGACGCAGCATTCTTCATCCGAAAAAGAG TTTCAGGGCAACAGCACTGATGTTGTCGAAGAAACTAATAGTGGAGATAATCGCATGGACACTGAAGACGAAGCTTATGTTCATGAGGCATTTTTGGAAGATTGGAGGCCAGATAATGATATTTCTTTGAACTATTCAAGTCACAAGCTCTCTCAGGATGGGGCTTCTCGAGCCAATCAGCAGAATGATAATTCTGGTTCTGCTTCTTTGAG GTCATCCAAGCCTCAAGTAATTTTGCGGCCCTATCGAGCTCGTAGATCAAATATTGCGCGCTTAGTGAAATTAGCTCCTGATTTGCCTCCAGTAAATCTTCCGCCATCTGTTCGGGTAATGCCGCAATCAGCTTTTCAAAACTTTCAGGCAGCAGTTTCCGCTAAGTTCTCAGGAAATTATTCTAAATGTGATGGTAAGGTGGCAAATGTAGTTCCAAAGGTTGGTATCCTCAAAAAATCAGGAGTAGATTATTCAGTGAAATCTGGACAgattatgaaaaattttatgaaacTTACTGCTTCTAATCAGCAATCAAAACATTCTGACAAATGTGTAGCAGGAGAGAGAGGTGATTCAGAGCTTCAAATGCATCCACTATTATTCCAGCGACCTCAGGATGGTCGTTTGCCTTACTATCCCCTGAACTGGAATGCCGGCCCCTCCAGTTCTTTTACTTTCTTTCCAGGAAATCAAACACAACTAGATCTCAATCTTTTTCATAATCCACGCCATATACGAGATGCTGTTAATTTTCTTAGCAAGTCATCCATGCCTCCCAAAAAAAATTCATCATCAAGTAGTGTCGACTTTCATCCGCTTTTGCAAAATACTGATTCTGACTCCATAACAGCACTTCCTGCTAGCAATCAACTAGATAACGTGGTATCAAGTCGATCATGTGCTTTAATTCCAAATCCTTCATGTAAGCCATTTCTAAATGAAAGTTTAAGTACGTCAGGTACAAAAATCTCTAACCCCAGTGGAATGGGTAATGGACTAGATTTGGATATTCACTTAAATTTCACTACGACAAATCAGGAAATGGTTGAAAGCGGAAATATGACTCAACATCTTCCGGACAGATCAGTGCGTGCTCCAGTAGCTAGAACTATAGTATCCAAGGCTGCAGAAGATACTCCTGATGGAATCAGTGATAAGCTACACTCAAGTGACCACTTGGTGGTTACATCCAGGAACAAAGGAAGTAGGAAAGTAGGTGATAGCAGGCATGATGGATCTCTTCCTGAAATCATAATGGAACAGGAAGAGCTGAGTGACTCTGAGGAAGAATTTGGGGAAAATGTAGAGTTTGAGTGTGAGGAGATGGCTGACTCAGATGGTGAAAATACGTCTGACTCTGAAACATTTGTCAATACATCAAATGAG GAAATGCAGGCAGATGGAACGGGTACAACTATTAATGATGGCCATGTAATCAATAATGAAGGTGACTGTGTAGTTGATGCATGTACGACTGATAATGTGGAACCAAGTGTTATTGCTTTAAACCTGAATTCGTGCCCTCCAGTTTCGCCGCATTCAAACCATGTCAATTTTGGGCCATTTGGTGAAATACAAGCtcctttatattttaaaagacCTGAGGCACTCGTGAAATTGCAGGCCAGTTTTGTTCGGAAGCACGCAATGAATGCACGACAGCATACCACTCCAGGTTGTGGAGACCCTTTGCCTAGACAACCAAGAAAACGCGCTCGTAGAAAAGGGCCAGGGCCAGGGCCACCAGACATTGACATGAATGTAGAAAAATCAGAATATGCTGATAAAGATGAATTATGA
- the LOC142522378 gene encoding uncharacterized protein LOC142522378 isoform X3: MSSCSTSASTEVREPNQHSPLPLYADLAKSAEDCPLLRQEDMKDNKQQDGNHTGNVDEYEDEDEDADFNPFLKETHSVEASSSLSSELEGLDTDAADSGKKTSATFLSTSVDKHLDTVHDILPIEAVEHGEEIVSKATVSSGEACGKRFDIAFEAITREECELITQSENGSVRCKENGVDSLKNVTKDVDFDKLTMDVDSEDAICMRTRARYSLASFALDELETFLQETDDDDDLQNVDDEEEYRKFLAAVLQGRDDSQNLQGNTNVDDEDEDNDADFELEIEEALESDPDEIEERRKSRRNRRQRASLERSNKLSGQLSRPLRPLLPFAPMGSFPAFDGKHLMSNISPQPYIPPVNNCFASVFTPHQIGQLHCLIHEHLQLLIQVFSLCVLEPAKGHIALELKELILDLRRKCDQVLAWRSHPYPRFCFLPPYIHPSVLDEFHEILPPQCSNENVESEGNTGRHSDITSPSDGRCKHLSNDLTNSFRNEEHTSWVPYICGPVLTVIDVAPLRLVGDYIDDVYSAVRAYERYQIDLGFESRFEKEPLFPRSNSPVSAETDGQGDIRSNPLNSSGTHSSSSSKKMPKKTMAATLVEKAKKQSVALAPKEIAKLAQRFFPLFNPALYPHKPPPAPIANRVLFTDAEDELLALGLMEYNTNWKAIQERFLPCKSKHQQIFVRQKNRASSKAPENPIKAVRRIKNSPLTSEEIACIELGLKKLKLDWISIWRFFVPYRDPSLLPRLWRIASGTQKSYKSDANKKAKRRLYELRRKEAKPLAPTQHSSSEKEGNSTDVVEETNSGDNRMDTEDEAYVHEAFLEDWRPDNDISLNYSSHKLSQDGASRANQQNDNSGSASLRSSKPQVILRPYRARRSNIARLVKLAPDLPPVNLPPSVRVMPQSAFQNFQAAVSAKFSGNYSKCDGKVANVVPKVGILKKSGVDYSVKSGQIMKNFMKLTASNQQSKHSDKCVAGERGDSELQMHPLLFQRPQDGRLPYYPLNWNAGPSSSFTFFPGNQTQLDLNLFHNPRHIRDAVNFLSKSSMPPKKNSSSSSVDFHPLLQNTDSDSITALPASNQLDNVVSSRSCALIPNPSCKPFLNESLSTSGTKISNPSGMGNGLDLDIHLNFTTTNQEMVESGNMTQHLPDRSVRAPVARTIVSKAAEDTPDGISDKLHSSDHLVVTSRNKGSRKVGDSRHDGSLPEIIMEQEELSDSEEEFGENVEFECEEMADSDGENTSDSETFVNTSNEEMQADGTGTTINDGHVINNEGDCVVDACTTDNVEPSVIALNLNSCPPVSPHSNHVNFGPFGEIQAPLYFKRPEALVKLQASFVRKHAMNARQHTTPGCGDPLPRQPRKRARRKGPGPGPPDIDMNVEKSEYADKDEL, translated from the exons ATGTCTTCATGTTCGACTTCTGCATCAACTGAAGTTCGAGAGCCTAATCAACACAGTCCTCTTCCTCTTTATGCCGACCTAGCCAAGAGTGCTGAAGACTGCCCTTTGCTACGTCAGGAGGACATGAAAGATAACAAACAACAAGATGGGAATCATACAGGGAATGTGGATGAATACGAGGATGAGGACGAGGATGCAGATTTTAATCCTTTCCTTAAAGAAACTCATTCTGTAGAAGCCTCTTCAAGTTTAAGTTCTGAACTTGAAGGCCTGGATACTGATGCTGCTGACAGTGGGAAAAAAACTTCTGCTACCTTTTTGAGTACTTCTGTGGATAAGCACCTGGACACCGTGCATGACATTCTTCCTATTGAAGCTGTGGAGCACGGTGAAGAGATTGTGAGTAAAGCTACAGTTTCTTCTGGAGAAGCATGTGGGAAAAGGTTTGACATAGCTTTTGAGGCAATTACTCGAGAAGAATGCGAATTGATTACCCAGTCTGAGAATGGATCTGTACGTTGCAAGGAAAATGGAGTGGACAGCCTGAAAAATGTTACCAAAGATGTAGATTTTGATAAACTCACCATGGATGTGGACTCTGAGGATGCCATCTGCATGCGAACTAGGGCTCGGTATTCACTTGCTAGTTTCGCTCTTGATGAACTTGAGACATTCCTTCAGGAAACAGATGATGACGATGATCTCCAAAATGTCGATGATGAGGAAGAGTATAGAAAATTTCTTGCAGCTGTTCTACAAGGAAGAGATGATTCCCAGAATTTACAAGGGAACACTAATGTGGATGATGAGGATGAAGATAATGATGCTGACTTTGAGCTTGAGATTGAAGAGGCATTGGAAAGTGACCCTGATGAAATCGAAGAAAGGCGCAAAAGTAGGCGAAATAGACGCCAAAGAGCATCCCTTGAACGCAGCAATAAATTATCTGGGCAATTGAGTAGACCCTTACGACCCCTCCTACCTTTTGCACCTATGGGATCTTTTCCAGCCTTTGATGGGAAACATCTTATGAGTAACATTTCTCCGCAACCCTATATACCTCCAGTGAATAATTGCTTCGCCAGTGTATTCACTCCACATCAGATAGGGCAGTTGCATTGTCTGATTCATGAGCATTTACAACTTCTTATTCAGGTTTTCTCCCTCTGTGTTCTTGAGCCTGCTAAAGGCCATATTGCTCTTGAACTCAAGGAATTGATTTTAGATTTGCGTAGAAAATGTGATCAAGTATTGGCATGGAGGTCGCATCCATATCCCAGATTTTGCTTCCTTCCTCCATATATTCATCCATCTGTGCTAGATGagtttcatgaaattttaccCCCACAGTGCAGCAATGAGAATGTGGAGTCTGAAGGTAACACAGGACGGCATTCTGATATCACTTCACCCTCTGATGGGAGATGTAAACATCTATCCAATGATCTGACAAACTCTTTCAGAAATGAGGAACACACATCCTGGGTGCCTTATATTTGTGGTCCCGTGCTGACTGTTATAGATGTAGCTCCTTTGAGATTGGTTGGAGACTACATTGATGATGTTTATTCTG CTGTACGTGCATATGAACGATATCAAATTGATCTTGGTTTTGAGAGTCGCTTTGAAAAGGAACCGTTGTTTCCTCGTTCTAATTCTCCCGTTTCCGCTGAAACTGATGGTCAAGGAGACATTAGATCCAACCCCCTAAATTCTAGTGGCACACATTCTTCATCATCCAGCAAGAAAATGCCTAAAAAGACAATGGCTGCAACTCTAGTTGAAAAGGCAAAAAAGCAATCAGTTGCTCTTGCTCCCAAGGAGATTGCCAAATTAGCTCAAAGATTTTTTCCATTGTTCAATCCTGCTCTTTATCCTCACAAGCCACCTCCCGCGCCCATTGCTAATCGGGTGCTTTTTACTGATGCAGAGGATGA ATTATTAGCCTTGGGATTGATGGAGTATAATACCAACTGGAAGGCTATACAGGAACGATTTCTTCCTTGCAAATCTAAGCATCAG CAGATATTTGTTCGGCAGAAGAATCGTGCATCATCAAAAGCTCCAGAAAATCCAATCAAG GCTGTTCGGAGGATTAAAAACTCCCCCTTGACTTCTGAGGAGATAGCATGTATTGAATTG GGATTGAAAAAGTTAAAACTCGATTGGATATCGATATGGAGATTTTTTGTTCCATATAGAGATCCTTCCTTACTTCCAAGACTCTGGCGCATTGCTTCTGGGACACAAAAGTCATATAAATCTGATGCAAATAAGAAAGCGAAACGCCGATTGTATGAACTAAGAAGAAAAGAAGCTAAACCTTTGGCTCCGACGCAGCATTCTTCATCCGAAAAAGAG GGCAACAGCACTGATGTTGTCGAAGAAACTAATAGTGGAGATAATCGCATGGACACTGAAGACGAAGCTTATGTTCATGAGGCATTTTTGGAAGATTGGAGGCCAGATAATGATATTTCTTTGAACTATTCAAGTCACAAGCTCTCTCAGGATGGGGCTTCTCGAGCCAATCAGCAGAATGATAATTCTGGTTCTGCTTCTTTGAG GTCATCCAAGCCTCAAGTAATTTTGCGGCCCTATCGAGCTCGTAGATCAAATATTGCGCGCTTAGTGAAATTAGCTCCTGATTTGCCTCCAGTAAATCTTCCGCCATCTGTTCGGGTAATGCCGCAATCAGCTTTTCAAAACTTTCAGGCAGCAGTTTCCGCTAAGTTCTCAGGAAATTATTCTAAATGTGATGGTAAGGTGGCAAATGTAGTTCCAAAGGTTGGTATCCTCAAAAAATCAGGAGTAGATTATTCAGTGAAATCTGGACAgattatgaaaaattttatgaaacTTACTGCTTCTAATCAGCAATCAAAACATTCTGACAAATGTGTAGCAGGAGAGAGAGGTGATTCAGAGCTTCAAATGCATCCACTATTATTCCAGCGACCTCAGGATGGTCGTTTGCCTTACTATCCCCTGAACTGGAATGCCGGCCCCTCCAGTTCTTTTACTTTCTTTCCAGGAAATCAAACACAACTAGATCTCAATCTTTTTCATAATCCACGCCATATACGAGATGCTGTTAATTTTCTTAGCAAGTCATCCATGCCTCCCAAAAAAAATTCATCATCAAGTAGTGTCGACTTTCATCCGCTTTTGCAAAATACTGATTCTGACTCCATAACAGCACTTCCTGCTAGCAATCAACTAGATAACGTGGTATCAAGTCGATCATGTGCTTTAATTCCAAATCCTTCATGTAAGCCATTTCTAAATGAAAGTTTAAGTACGTCAGGTACAAAAATCTCTAACCCCAGTGGAATGGGTAATGGACTAGATTTGGATATTCACTTAAATTTCACTACGACAAATCAGGAAATGGTTGAAAGCGGAAATATGACTCAACATCTTCCGGACAGATCAGTGCGTGCTCCAGTAGCTAGAACTATAGTATCCAAGGCTGCAGAAGATACTCCTGATGGAATCAGTGATAAGCTACACTCAAGTGACCACTTGGTGGTTACATCCAGGAACAAAGGAAGTAGGAAAGTAGGTGATAGCAGGCATGATGGATCTCTTCCTGAAATCATAATGGAACAGGAAGAGCTGAGTGACTCTGAGGAAGAATTTGGGGAAAATGTAGAGTTTGAGTGTGAGGAGATGGCTGACTCAGATGGTGAAAATACGTCTGACTCTGAAACATTTGTCAATACATCAAATGAG GAAATGCAGGCAGATGGAACGGGTACAACTATTAATGATGGCCATGTAATCAATAATGAAGGTGACTGTGTAGTTGATGCATGTACGACTGATAATGTGGAACCAAGTGTTATTGCTTTAAACCTGAATTCGTGCCCTCCAGTTTCGCCGCATTCAAACCATGTCAATTTTGGGCCATTTGGTGAAATACAAGCtcctttatattttaaaagacCTGAGGCACTCGTGAAATTGCAGGCCAGTTTTGTTCGGAAGCACGCAATGAATGCACGACAGCATACCACTCCAGGTTGTGGAGACCCTTTGCCTAGACAACCAAGAAAACGCGCTCGTAGAAAAGGGCCAGGGCCAGGGCCACCAGACATTGACATGAATGTAGAAAAATCAGAATATGCTGATAAAGATGAATTATGA